The genomic window GCCTTTTCCGGACCAGACCATCATGTCACtgtaaaacatttacattaaaaTGTGGTTTCCCCAGCAATCACGTGAAGGCAGTATTCTGTGATAAATGAGCAGCTTTGGTCTCTACTTCCGGCTTTGATCCACTTCAAAGGAGCAAAAAGATGAGAGTTCTCTCTGAGTGCAGGTGCCTCGGACTCGGATAATTCAATGTGCCTGCGCACAATGCAATCTTCTAGCTAACGCAATTGTGTTTGATTGAAAGAAGTCAACCTCTATTCACTGTCAAACGAAAACAGACAGGACTTGCACTGCGTGAATTTCATTCACTACATGCTAACATTTAAGGCGCAtttattttgtttctttttattttgttgttgttaaaaGGTCCGTTGCTGTTGTGAAAGCTGGTCGGTGACAATTATATCGTTTTGTTCTTCCTTTCTCTGCACTCTTTCGTTCTCCCTTGCATTCTCATTCACTCGCTCCttgacacacacgtgtgcacacacaaagcCCTATTTGACAGACAATGCATCTTATCTGAGTTGCTATTAAAAAATTAAATGATTCAAAATAAATTGCGACAGCGACAGATTACTTGTTGAGTCAGTCTTTGACTGACTCAAGACTCACTGTTTGTGCAGCACATTCATTTAGTCCAAATCCATCACTCTTAACGGACAGGCTAATTATAAACACATGCTGTCGCGTTCAACAGAATTAATGGTCAATATCACATGCTGTTAGGTCGCCTAGCCTACTGGACAATATGTAAACGGTCGGCGCTCACATGTAGTTTTATAGTAAATTAATATCGATTTTAACTTGATTAACAACATTCGGTTAAGTAAATGCGTTTCAGACAAGTAGGCCTAACCGAAAGAGAATAGGCCTTCCCTAGGACTATGTGGCATAGCCTACCCTGCGTAAACTCATAACTAACACACACCTTATGTAAACAAGAAAAGCATACAGCCCAGTGTTTGCCGTAATTAAAATTTGTGGAGGGTTTTTATCTGCATGACCATAACGCCAAGGTGTTCTACATTTGCATTTAGACAGTAGCCTAGGCTATAGCCTATATTAATTAACATTTTAAGTGTTTGGCCAACTGAATGTGCGACATTAGCATTCTAGGCTATTCTCTAGAAATATTTCTACGGTTAGGTCTCCTATGAAAAAATATGAAAAGTTAGAATCCGTTCACAAAAGAGTAATTTTAATATTGGATTAACTGCCAGAAATAACCACCTCCTGTAAATGAGGTGAGGAAACAATTGATGTAGCCTTGGAGGATTTAATCTGAGTTAAACCTCCTTTCACCTAGATTAGAATTTCTGCACCCGCCAGACTGACGGATCTGTTCGACTTCAGCAAGAATATAGGCAAAAAAATAGGAAGAGaatataataaatatatttcaTTTGTCCCCTGTAGCAGTGGCTTGTCCAGACTTTTTTTGACTGGGGTGGCCCAAGTGGGTCACTGATTTTTGCAGGGGTGGCATGAAGTAgactacgtacacacacaccacatctgaATAGCATACATGTATTATTTTTCTCCACTACCCATATCTACTTTAATTACTTGCATTACAGTGTCTTATTTCTAGTAAAAGATAAATAGACCTACCAACACAACAGTggcaaaatacaaatgtaatatAAATCTTCCATACTTTATTTGTATACTTTATTTTGTATGTATATCCTATAtcatcaaatcattcttactgtaTATTGAGGGGCCTACTAGGTTTCAGGCACCTCaaactttcctagtcaaagttagccgagggtgcatttcatggcaaggaTCAACACAGCCCATATTTTGATAGCTGTCATCAGGTTGAAaaaggttgaacaaatatttttgaaagaaaaaacagttttaaaatgtttaaagatattttccccaaaaaagttttgaaacttcttcttcaaaacttttttccccgCATCTGGACCTGATTGTCGTCCCGGTACATTTCGTGGGAAGGCCCAATTCAGCCCTGCCCTGAaagtgcccccccctccccctataatttctgttctgtatatcctagCATCAAATGCTTTTTACTGTATATTGAGGGGACTgctatgagtaaccacagtaaccacagtaggtttcaggcatctggcactttcctagtcaaagttagcaggggatgcatttcatggcaaggcCCAACACAGCCCTGAATATTTTGATAGCTGTCATCaggttgaaaacatattttcgaaaggttgaaaacatatttttgattaaaaaataaaaataaaaaacagtttCAAGAGGTTTAAGAACTTTTTGGTTTACTTTTTGCTTCGAGTAGTTTGTGAGCGCGCTACCGCGAGGGGGCTTTTCCTGGCGGGGTGCATCTGGGGGCACTAAACCGTTATCCCGAGAGACTTCTTTAAATGGGACCGACAACTCTTCTTCTGTTGATTTAATGGCAGCTGTTATTCAACGATAAGCACTCTGCTCAAAATCCAAACTTTCTCTGGGTTTCTGGCAGACTGGACACTACTAAGGTTGGCTACTCGTCATACaattcaaatgaaaacactTGCCAGATAATGATAATAGGTAAAGATAGTGGGGTGGCCAATCACAGTGGCCACTCCCTGAACACGAGGACGTCTGCAGGTACACAGTGAAACAGCCCCCTCTAGAGGATAATGTTCTGTATGTTGGAATTAATATAATGACGTAGGCCTATTACGTGCAATTTTAAGTTTTGTGATGTTACAATTCAACGCCTGATTTGTGTTAAATACTAATCTACATTTAGACTTTTTACAGATATTTAAGGGCCATGTCTCCTATTAAGTGTGAATATTGAATTTTTTGAGTAGGCCTACTATATCAACCAATTAACACTGGCTATCCCACCTGCTTCTGTTTAGTGAATAACGAGGCTAACAGCTGGTCAGTGCATATATCTTCCAGGAAACAAAATTTCGAGAAGATTTGAAATATCATGCATTCTACCACAAAGAAGCTCTTTTTTTATGCATTTTTTTTGCCTACTCTTGTTCTTCAGGTAAGGTTGAAAAACGTTTGGCTGAACTTACTCCCAAGCAGTCATCACCCATTCGTTGTTTTATAACTGAACGCAGAATACGTGTACGTTAATGAGCGAGGAGAAGCTCATGCATATGTTTTCCCTCAGGTCCAGTCGTGTAATATGACAGGCCTGTGGCAAAATGAGCTGGGCTCGACATTGCATGTCCAGGCTGTCGGTTCAGAGCTGACGGGTATGTACCAGACTAAAGTAGGGGTCAGTTCGCAAGAATCAGGGCCAGACCAACGGGGCAAACTAGTGGGTGTCGTCAGCCATCACGACCAACAAACCTCCGTTGCATTCTCTGTGTTATGGGAGACCGGTAAGCGCGTGCGTTTTAGTTGATAATTAAATGTCTGTTGCCTGTATTTTTTACATCAAATTGTGACTCTGCAAACCAGAACGGTGATACTAATCACTTATTTCCGGAATGGCTGTCTCAAACCTCCTAGTGAATGTGACATTCGTTCTCCCGTTCTCAGGCTCCCGGTGTGATTTTAATTGGTTGTCCATGTCTCTGGGCAGGCTCGTGCAGCTCCTGGGTAGGTCAGTGTTTCCCTCTGCCAGACGGAAAGAGAGTCCTGAAGACCTTGTGGATGCTTCGCTCCATGGCCCTGAGCCCTGCAGACAACTGGAAGAGCACCAGGTGGGCTGGATCAACATGGTGGTTTCTGtgtcgggggtgggggggtttcaTCACATGTCGGGGACATGTCACTTCCACTGAAAAATTACAAATCTGACCCCTCACTTTTAAGAAAAGATCTAATGGCCGCCATCCTCGGTTATAAAAGTTCtgcccacatttgaaaacaaagctCCGCCCTGCTGTGTTCACCTTGAGGGATGTTTTGGGTTTGTTCTTCAGTATGTTGTTTTCTTCCAGGATGGGAGAAGACACGTTTATCTTGGAACACTGAGCAGCTGTTCCTGATCCAAGCCTCTGAATTGAGGCTTAACGTGTCTAAAGAGATTTGTCTATAATGTGACAACATTACCAAATAAATGTTATTTGTAATAAACTTCAGTTATTGTAATGGTCTCTTGAGAACATGTGCTCAATGCACTGCATGACAGCCATTTGAAGGGAGACCTCTGGTGGAGAGATGTAGGAATAACAGACAGCAGTGGATCTGAGGTTTTGCTGTTGGCACTAGGGGGGACATTTGGATCAGCCAGACTGACTTTttgacattaacccttgtgttctcctcgggtcgttctgacccatcagtcattgtgacccaccgtcgtattgcgacaactttaccgcatacaaaaacaaagtgaagcattttcttttaaccgtcgggctgtctcagaccccccacattgcgaaggttaaaagaaaagtatttttatttgtttttgtattgggtaaaattgggtaaacacaatgatggttcgttatgaacctttgggtcatgtgacccgaaggcagcacgagggttaaggagtcTAATTTTCTAAAATTGACTATGTTCTTTAAAGGGGGCTAGACCAGCCTGAAGTATTGAATCTGCTGAAATGAGGCATTTACCGACAAGGAAACATCAGTACAATGTTAATGAGGTTCCTAAATGTGTTTTCAAGTGTAATTTGAGTTCTTATCCACCACAATTATTCTAATACTTGCCTAAGTCTTAAGTGGGAATCCTGGTCTTAATCGCATGGATCATGTTAAATGATGGTCTCTGATCACAGGTTGGACTATTTCTCAACTGGTTAaattataaaatacagaaatgtctGCCAAAGCAATTGACGAAGCTGGCTCAAATCATTACTTGTAATTGATTTTTCATTAATGTTAACTCGGACATGGACAACATTTCAGTCAGCTGTGTCTTCAATTCAGAGTAACTGACACTTAACAGCCTTGTGGACATGTCTCCTCCACCGCACGTATTCTCTCCATATCCTGTcatcctctttctcctttcctccactcTCTTTTTTCCatgtgctctctccctctccccaccccaccctcacagCTCTCCTGTCGCTCTCCTCCCAGTTCCAGGGTAGTCATTTGGGACCTGTCAGCTCTGTTTTGTGCTCCGTTGCTCCAGTGCCACTGGTCCCAAATCCTTCACTGCAGCTTTCAGTTCTGGAGGCCGAGTCCAGATGTCAGGCTCGCTGTTTGTCAGCAGAAACGTGTGCCTCGCTCCTCAGGC from Osmerus eperlanus chromosome 19, fOsmEpe2.1, whole genome shotgun sequence includes these protein-coding regions:
- the avd gene encoding avidin produces the protein MHSTTKKLFFYAFFLPTLVLQVQSCNMTGLWQNELGSTLHVQAVGSELTGMYQTKVGVSSQESGPDQRGKLVGVVSHHDQQTSVAFSVLWETGSCSSWVGQCFPLPDGKRVLKTLWMLRSMALSPADNWKSTRMGEDTFILEH